The genomic segment AGCTGTTTGCCTATTTCGCTGAAAGTGGCCTTCTCAAAATGCAAAACACCCGCCATATTTTCCTTTTCTTTAGCTGCATCAAAGGACTCTACATTAAAGGTTGCTTTGTTTTTATGATATACAATGGCCTGCCCCGGAATGAGCTGTAGTCTTTTTGTTCCGTTTGAAACTTCTACTTTTCCGGTAAACAATGCTATTTTTGACAGCTTATCGTTTTCAAAAGCGTATACATTAAAGGAAGTTCCCAACACTTTGATTTCAAGTTCACCTGTTTGAATAATAAAAGGCTTATGGGCGTTATGAGCGACCTCAAAATAGCCTTCACCATTGAGGCTCACGATCCGTTTATCACCATTGAAGTTCTTCGGGTATCGCATGATAGACGTTGGGCCGAGCTTGACTTTGGTACTATCGCTCAAAAGCACATTCATATATTTACCGGTCGGTACCAGTTGGCTAATAAGTTCAGTTTGAGTGGCATTTTCCGATAGCGGCGACTGTCTATTTAGGAATAGAAAAGCCATCGACACAAACAAGAGGCTGGCAGCTGCATAGCCAATCCACCTATAGTTTCGTAAACGATGTACCGGAGTGTCATTTTTATGGATAAAGGCCTGAAGCCGAACACGCTCCTCAGCGATCTCGGTCTGGCTTGGACCAGTCTGCATCAGTTCGACTAGTCCTTTCGCATCTTTTACAAGCTGCCGGTGCTGCGGATTTGCCTCAACCCATTGTTTCCAATATTCCATATCCTCAAGCCTTGCTTGCAGACAATAATTGATAAAGGATTCATTACAGATGAGTTCTTCCAAATTAGGTTGTTCCATTGCTCGATGTTACATTTACACAGTAGTGCCGCAAAGGCCTCTTTTTTACCTATTTTATTTGGAAAAATTTAAAATAAAAACAATAACCACTGATAATGAACCCTTTAATTTTTTGATTGCTTCATAAACAACGTTGTAAACTGTTCTTAGTGCTGCATTCTCCATGTCGGCGATTTCCGCATAACTCTTATTATGGAAAAATTTTAGCTCAATATAGTGATGCTGTTTTTTTGTCAGCTTGCCCAACGCATCGTGTAGTGCCTGATCTCGTTCCAATGTTTCCTCAATGGCAATTTTTTGCGATTCGATCGAATCCTCCACAGGTGTGTGCAAAAGATCTTCCAGTGGTGTATTTTGATTAGCTCGCTGTTTGTAGATCACGCGCTTTAGCCATACAAAGAGATAATATTTTGGATCTGTAGTTAGTATGGGTAATTTTTCACGCTTTTCCCATAGGTCACAGAATAAGATATGGATGGATTCTTTTACAACTTCACGGTCGGCATTAATTTTCAATCCGTAGCGGAACAGGGCTGTATATACCGAGTCGTATAAGGCTAAAAAACTGTCTCTATCGCCAGTTTTAATCGAGTTCCATGTTTTTAGTGCATCCAAGTGCGCAAAATAAATAATTATTTAGATTTATTCCAAATAATATTAAACCTTTACTACGCTAGCCAAAGATTCACTTGGTCAATTTCAATCTATGATCATCACTACCCACAGTCCCTGCTACTTTAATGGTGTGAGCGCCTTTGAATTTTTGAGCAGCACCATGTACTGAAAATAATCAAGCGTGGAAGTTCCCGGCGCGGGGTTGAAACTCTCACCGAACAATCTGGACTTGATCGTTATCAGCTTTTCAGAGTTTTTATAAGGTGAATCTTTAGCATCCAACTTAAATAAATTCATGGAATTTGGCTGCGCTAGTCCCGAAAAATCATGGATTCCCTTAACCAGCATAAATGGCCCGTCTGCATTGATCACACTAATCTTCTGGTCCGATGGTGTCGGAAATTGAGGGTTTTTAGGAAGGTACATTTCGCTCTCAAGCGTATAACTTACAATACTTGACACGCTAAAGCCCGAATTCTTTAGTCGTTCGGCAAATGGACTTTTACCTTCTTTTGCACTATGCTGTAACACGTGGTAAAATCCGAAAAGTCCATAAAATTTTTCATTTTCAAGATGTAGTCTTTTCACTGAACTGCTGAAATTGGCCATCATCGCCGAATCTCTGGAGACCTTATGGGAATTATTGTCAAAATCTGTATCGACCCCTAGCACCGATATCTTTAACGAATCCGCCAACGTCTGGTTATAGTCGTACACAGCGTCCCATTTTTCTAATAACTCTTTACTCGATTGCTGAGGGATTCGTTTACTGACTGCTGTCACCACCTCTCTGAGTAAATTCTCATCTTTTGTACTGCCTTGTAAAAAACGATTGAGCTTATTAGCATTCAGACTATCCATCTCAGCCACGTAATATCTTATCCCCGCTTTTTTATTCAAAAATTTGAAAAAATACGCATCCATTTTCTGATTATAAGCGTAGCCATGAACCTCACCGAATAGAAAGATCTGGGACTGATAGAAATTATCATCAAACAGTTTTCCTTCGATCCTGTCTGAAATCTGCTCTTGGTTACGTTTTAAATAATCTGCAAATTGTTCATCCTCACCTCCAATGAAAATTCGGTTACTGATAAAAACATAGAAAATAAGAAGCAAAATAGTGGTAAGTATGGCTAAGACAGCATACTTAAAGAATGTTAATATTTTTTTCATGGCTATTTTGTGACCAAAACTATCATAAAAAAGATTAATTCTGAAATTTCACAAATAAATAACTTTTATATATCTATGAATCAAAAACTTAAAAGCTGTATTATTTGAGCGGTATATAGGCAGTAAGGGCGTTGAACAACAATTAGAGCAGAACCTCTCATTTCATTTTGAATTCAGTAGGTCTCATATTGGTCAGCTGATGAAAATTATTACTAAACGCAGATATATTCGAATATCCAATTTCATAGGCTATCTCTGTCATATTCAGATCTGTATCCTTTATTAACTCCATAGCCCGGATAATACGCAGCATTTTTAAATACTGAATAAAGGTGATTTGCAGTTTGGCCTGAAATAATCTGGTCAAACTTCGCACACTCATACCGAATCGTGTTGCTGTATCTTCTAAAGTGAGATTTTCATTGAGCCTACTTCTAAGACTGTCCGTAATCTCATTTATCCGTTGATCTTCTGTTGTGGGAAGCTGTATCGAAAACTTTTTCAGTTTTTCCTTTGACAGCAGCTTCCTAAGCGTTGATAAAAACTCAAATTCCCAGGAACCCTTATAATAATCACCTTGCCATTTCTCGCTAAATGAGAGCATTTCTGCTAAGAGCTTACTTACTGGATATATTCCCAATTCATCATAAAAACCATCATCGCTTTCGTCTGGAAAATAGATATTGATAATATATAGATCCTGCGTGTTAAACATGAGGTTGTGGGGGTAGTTTTTGGGTATCCATAGGTAATGATTAGATGGAATATAGAAATCTTTTTCACCTGTTTGCAAGTAGGCAATCCCCCCATAAACCAGCAACAACTGGGCCTTATCGTGCTGATGAGCAGGCAAACGCTGTTCCGTCTGTTGTCGCAGCACAAGGATTGAATCGGGATTTTGATCCACTATAGTTATTAATTGGCTAAGAATTTCCATATGGCCAAATATAACAAACATTAGGCTAATTATATAAAACCATAGATTGAGGTGTTGAATAATTTTGCGGTGTTAATAATAGAGTCATAATGAAAGATAAAATCATAAAACCTGATAAAGATTTTGAACTTGCAATACAAGCCAAAAAATCTGAACAGACATCACGTCATCCGGATAAAGAAATGGATAGAGCCTACGTCTATCGGCTGTCCTGTGCTTATTCTAGTCCCTTTATGCCCATGATAGATTTAAGCTTCGCTTTTGATGAGCTGAAAAAGCTGTTAAAACAATGGCCCGCAAAGAGAAAGAAGAAACCAGTCACAGCCCCACTTTTGGGCATACTGTTGCTATTTTTTGTACAATCCGTGTATGCTCAGCATGCAGAAATCATCCACCCCCTAAGTTTGGAAGAAATATGGAAAATCGCCGAAGCTAACAACCGGGACCTGAAACTATCGGATCTAAATGTTCAGCAAAGTAAAATAGAAATATTGGAAGCCAAAGATCATTTGCTGCCGGAATTTTCAGCAGGTGGCGATGTAAAACTCAATTCCAAATTTTTGATCTATGACAACGGATTATTCTCATCTCCGCAGGATGTACCTATAAAAGGCTATGGATACGGAGTGGGTTACAACTTAAACCTTAACCTCTTCAATGGCGGTAAAGACAAAAGAAACATCGTCATGAAAAAGGAAGAAGGGGTACGAAAACTGTATGAAGTGGAGCTACAAAAGCAAAGCGTAAAATACCATGTAGCAGTTGCCTATTTCGATCTGTATAAATTTCTGCACTTCTATGATTTTCTTGACGCCGAAACTGAAGCAGAGAAAAAACAGCTGACACTGATTGAAAGCCTGCATAAAAACGGTACTGTGCTAAAAAGTGATGTACTGAGAACTTCCGTCAAATTATCGCAGCTGGAGCTGGCTCTTTCCGATGTCAAAAAAAAGATTGCAATCGCCAAGCAACACCTCAATATACTGATGGGCCGTGAAATTGATACCGAGCTAGCAATAAAACATGCGGATACAATTGAATTAAACGCCATCACAGAAGGTGACTACAAAGATTATGTAGATATCGCTTTTAACAAGTCTCCGTCATATAAAATGGTGAATAGCGACATCAAATGGAGTAAGCTGAACGTTAAACAGATGAAAGCTACGCTATGGCCAAAAGTCTCTCTGTATTCCAATTACAATTATACGTATCCGCAGATTTCCTTTTATCCCTATTCGAATGATTTATGGGGATTTGGTCAGACAGGAATTAAAGTTCAGTTTTCCATCGATAATCTATACAAGAGCAAGCATTCCATTGCTCGTGCCCAGACTGTCAGCAATCAGGCAAAGGAAAAAGCAGAAATGAAGAAGGATGAAATCTCTCTTCAGGTAAAAGAGGCTTATTTACAGCAACAACAGGCTTTGGAGAGCGTGGAAACAGCTGAGCAAAATATCATTAAAACCACTGAAACCTTACGTGTTATCAGAAGCAGCTACTTAAATCAGGAATCTCTTCTGACCGATCTTCTGGAGGCCGAAAATGCTTTATTGGAAGCTAAATTTAATCTGACAACAGCACAGACAAACGTACAAGTAAGCCATATCAGATTATTGGCAATAGTAGGAATTCTCTAATACAAAACTGATGAACAAAAATAAAACAGATAAAATTGTGGTAAACCTAACCAAATGCTTTGGTATCGTATTACTCGTAGGAATCATAATCTGGGCAGCTACTTATCTCTTGAAAGGGTATCACTATGAACAGACCAATGACGCTCAGGTAGATGCCTACTTGTCGCCCATAAACGCAAAAGTAGGTGGCTATATCAGCAAAATATATTACAAGGATAATCAGCTTGTTAAGAAGGGGGATACGCTAGTGGTAATCGAACTGGACGAGTACGGGCTGAAAAAAGATGCTGCGGCAGCAGAACTCATGAGCGCACAGGCCAAATTACCCGTCTTGGCTGCAAACGAAGAAACGCAACTTAAAAGTATCGAGGTCATAAAAGCCCAATTGGCAGGTGCTAAAGCAAGATTGAATCAACAACAAAAAGAATTTGACCGGTATAAGAATCTACTGAATGACGGATCTACAACACAACAAAAATTTGACAACATCAGCGCTTCTTTGGCCATCGCGCAATCGGATTATGATCAGGCAAAAGCGTCTTTGCAAGTGGCAGAATCCAAACTAAATGATTACAGCACACAACGTAATGCCATACAGGCAGAAATAAAGATCAAAGAAACGCTCCTCGCGAGGCAGGAACTGGATATTCGGTATACAGTTATCACTGCACCTTTTGACGGACAAATCGGGAAAAAGACAATTCAGGAAGGGCAACTGATACAACCCGGACAAACTTTGGCATTTTTGGTAAACAAGGCAGAAGAAAAATGGGTAGTCGCAAATTATAAGGAAACACAGGTCGGCAATTTCAGAATTGGGCAAGCGGTATCTATTGAAGTCGATGCTTTTCCGAATGAAAAGTTCGCTGGTGCTATCGAGTCCCTTTCGCCAACCACCGGCTCCCGTTATTCACTGCTTCCTCCCGATAATGCCACGGGCAATTTTGTTAAAATCATACAACGCATTCCTGTTCGGATCAAACTAACCGATACGCCTGAAAAATTAGCAAAGCTCTCTGCAGGAATGAATGCAAATGTTTACGTTTTAAAGGATGAATAATGCAAGCACATAACCTACCAATTTTCAAATCATGGGTATCTGAGTGGGTGGCGAGATCTGTCATATTTGGCATTCTGATGGCCTGTCTTTTTAGTTTTGCTTTTTATGGCAGTCCAGTAGCAGCTATGGGCTATTACGGCATACAAGCTACCGATGTCCAGTATGCGATGGTCGTTATCTATGGTTCAACCGTAGCTTTCCTGGCACTTGATTTTCGTATGGTAAAATATTTTGCACCAAGAAAATATTTGCTGATGGCCCTCGCCGTGAATATCCTTTGTTGCCTTATCTGCTTTCATGTCAAAGATTGGACATTGTTTGTTATTTGCCAGTTTTTGCAAGGCATTACCTGTGCATTGATGTCAGGAATTGCGACACAGCTTATTTTCCCGCGGCTGCAGTCTGTACGTGCCCGTGTGATTGCTTATAGCATTCTTTACGGCAGTATACAGATCGCTGTACCATTCTACTCCATCTATACGAGTATGGTCGTTCATTTTTTTGATTTTAATTGGCTATTCTACGGATTTATCATCATACTCATCATCCTGACATTTGTCATACTGCTGACGATGAACAGTAACGCCAGATTTACTAAAAAGATGCCATTGTATCAGGTAGATTGGATAGGCTATCTATTTTATGCATCATTTATCTTGATATTAGGATATATTCTTGTCTATGGACGACAATTAGGATGGTTCGATAGTTCTTTAATCATTAAGCTCAGTTTAGCTAATGTAGTTGTTCTTTCTCTTTTTATCACGAGAACAGTAAAACTTAAAAGACCATTAATCAATCTACAGATATTTAAAACAAAGAATTTTGTTATCGGCCTCTTGCTTCTTTTTACATTTTATATTTTCAAAGGAAGTACAGGCCTCGCCTACGGCTATCTTGAAGTGATATTAGGAAATGATCCACTGAGCACCATTCCGATATGGACTACGGTAATTTTAGGAACTATACTGAGTATGTTCGTTACTTCCCGATTCATCTTGGCGGGTTACAACCTAATAAGGATTATTACTATTGGTTTTGGAACGATGGCGATTTATTATGCTTATATGATACGGTTTGTTTCTGTACAGGGAGAGACAGTCGACTTTATTCTGCCAATGTTTATTTATGGTGTGGCAACAGGTGTATTGTTTGTTCCGATTGTTTCATTTACCGTTTCCTCAGCACCCCAAAAGATTGCGATCAATGCCTCGCTTGTTGGTATATTGGCTAGGTTTACAGGATTTACAACAAGTCTGGCACTAAGTAACGAACTTCAGTTATTTGCAAAATCGGGAGTTCGGGAAAAGGTCCGCGAAGCACTCACGGAAACCAACCCTCAATTACCAGTAACTTTACTGGATATCCAAAACCAATATATGAATGTGGGTAGCGATATGTATACGTCAAAAACAGCATCCACAGGCTATTTCAATCAAATGGTCGGGCATCAAATATTAGCTCGTGCCACCAGAGATTACTATGATTGGATGTTAACAGGCGTAATCTTGGTAATTGCTGTTCTGCTCCTCTTGCCACAGATTCAACATGTTGTTTTGAGATTAAGGAAAGGTAATATTCCCTATTAGAATGCACCTGCCCCACTCCTGACCTCTTCTAGAAAAGCTGGAGCACTTTAAAAGTAAAAAATTCGGCGATGAATTACTAATTTTAAAAGGAAGCCGACAGAGGCACCGGACGAAGGCTACGAGGAACTGCCATTTGCCAACTGTATGAAAAAGAAGAAAGCGAAAAATTTATATGAAACAGGCACTCTTTGAACAAATAACAAAATTTATTAAAATTACTGAGCAGGAAAAAACACTGATAGACTCGTTATTCTATTTCAAAAGTTGGGACAAGGGAGAATACTTCTTAGCACAAGGAACTGTCTGTAAGGAAATCGGCTTTTTAATTAAAGGCTTAGTCGTCTACTTTATAGAGGAAAAAGAGTCTCATGCCTATAATTTTGGTAAGGAGGGTGACTTTGTCTGTAATTATGAGAGCTTTCTAACGAAAACACCATCTTCCAAATCCATTAAATGTGTTGAAAACATAGAAATGCTGTGTATTAGCTATGATAGACTACAACAGCTGTATGACAAAATTGGACAAGGTGAAAAAATGGGAAGAATCATTTCAGAGCAATTGTTTCTAGAGGCAATTGCGGATATAACTTCATTCTACGTCGATACCCCCGAACAAAGATATCTGAAATTTTTGGAATGCTACCCGGATTTAAATCAACGGATTCCCCAATACTTAATCGCTTCTTATATTAAAGTAAAACCTCAGTCTTTAAGCCGGATACGTAAAAGAATGCTAAAAAAATGATTTGTTAACCCAGGTGAATGAAACTCTAGGTATCCCTTTCTAAGTTTGCATCAATAAAATAAAGGTAAGATGAACTTAGAAGAAAGAATATTCACCAAATTATTTATGAATTGGGCAACTGTAATTGGAAAAAAAGAAATTGCAGAGAAAGTATTCCATTTCACCCTGGAGGTAAGTATCAATTTCACCGGATTAATCCCGGGACAGCATCTCAGATTACTCCTGTTCCCGAATCAAAAAGGCAAACTGCGAGACCGTGTTCGGACATACTCCATTTGGCGTTGCCAGTGTGATGGAAAGAAAAGTTATATAGATATTGCTGTGTGCGCACATACGGATGGTCCGGGTAGCAAATGGGCCGAAATTACAGAAGTCGGCAGTCAGGTCCTCATTTCCAGACCGCTCGGTAAATTTACATTAGATACCACCAAGTCTAAACACCTCTTTATAGGAGATATTACCGCCTTGTCACATTTCTATTGTTTTACGCATCATCTCACACCGCAACAGGAGATAGACGGAATCATTTATGGAAAAGACGAAAAACAATTGTTTACTGATTTTAACGGAACACTTGGCTTTACTTTTCAAAAAACAGCAAATGGAACTGACACAAGCTTACTTGCATACTATAGGAGTTTGAAAATTGGGCGCGATACTAGGGTTTATATTGGAGGGGATGGCCACTTGTGCATAGCACTAAACAACCTGTTTGTAAAGGAATTAGGTCTACCCCGTAAACAATTGAAAGTAAAACCATTTTGGATATTAGGAAAAACCGGTTTGGAGTAGAATTTACGCTTTATGATGTACGGAAAAATGAAAGTCGTTGAAATATTTAAAACCAATGTCTCAACCGAAAAAGAGGCTCGGGATACAACACGCTCACTTTTAAGACGGTATCCAATTTATAAAATAAACTTTGACCTTGAAGATGAGGAAAATATCCTTAGAGTTGAGGCTCATAAACTTAAGGTTGAAACCGCCGAAATAATTAAGTATATGATTGAACTGGGGTATAACTGCGAGCGAATAGAATAATTTTTACGTCTAAAACTCGATAAGTTTATTGACTGTCCGCAAGGCCTTTTTGACAATGTATGTGGTTGGTTGTCCCTTAATTTTCCCCTGTAGTGAGACTTTTGCGGCGAGATTGCGACAAGTGTTGCGTTTCTGTAGACGATCTGTTTTAGGTTATCCTGCAATGCGTACGTGGATAATCCCACTCATCAATCATCCGAGATGAACGAGGAAAAACCCACGGTGGATAGTATAGCTGTTGCTATTGGTAATGGACAGCGATGAGTCAATACATTATTTCCATAGTATATTTTCTACAACCTTTTTCATCTCGTTGCACTGGTCTTTATTTGTAAAATATACATAGCCAAATTTCTTATCAGGATCAATCATAAATGAAGAGGTGTACCCTAAATTATTACCCCCATGCCAATAATATATAGCATCATTTAATTTCACAGCAGCCATACCCAAAGTCCACGAATCAACTCCGAAGTATTCCCTTACCGGATCGTTTCGATCCAAAGAAATGACAGGTGAAAACATCTCCTTGAATTCTATTTCATTGTTCATTAAATAGATTAAGAATCTTGAATAGTTTGTTGTATTTGCATATAAACCGCCTGCTGGATCAAAATGATACCTATCTCTTTCGTCTTTTACATGCTGCCCCTTTTTATAACCGTCTGCCAGATTTTTCTCTACCTTTGGTGTGATTATAAAATGGAAGTTATTCAGCTTTAGTTTCTTTAAAACTAAATGTTGAATGACTGCATCCAAATTTTTAAAATCCGCATCACAGAGCTTGGCGATCACTCTGGCAAGATAAACATATGCTTCGCCTGAATAGGAGAATTGTGTGCCCGGGACAAATTGTAACTGCATTTTTTCGGTTTCGCTCCAGTTGGGCAGACCGGTGGTATGGCTTAAAACCATTCTGGCTGTGATTCTTTTGTAGCGCCCGTCTTCGATATTATCGGCTTCTAAGTACTCAAATAAGGGCTTGTCTATGTCTAGCTTGCCTTCTTTAACCAATTTAAGCACGACGAAGGCAAAAACAGGCTTCGATAAAGACGCTGCTTCAAAAAAAGTCGATCTGGTCACCCTTTTCTTAGAATCGATATTTGATAGGCCAAATCCTTTGTTAAATACAACATTCCCATTATTGATGACAGCAATTGACATTCCCTGAACTTGTAGTGAATCCATTGCAAGGTTTATTTTTTTCTCAAAGTCAATCGCTGTTAGTTGAGTACCGTTAAGTGTTCTAATCTGACTAAAACTAACCTGATGTATTAATATACATGCTAACAATACATATTTTGTCATATTGTTTCTAATTTTTTTAATATCGTTCAAGGGCCCGGCAGCTTGTAGTGACGAATAATTGAACGGAAGGTTCAGTCTTCGCGCATGAAAATGAAATGGACGCTACAAATTTTATTGTCGGTCAGCATCTTATAAACCATAAACCAAAAATTAAAGCTGTCTAAGAGTTTTAGACAGCTTTAATTTTATGTACCTGGTTTAGGAGGTTTGATCATCGACTTCCGCCGAAGGTGCATTTTTCTTAACCGACTCAATCCCGTTTTCCATACCACTACTGCTCTCGTACATCTCACTCGTTCCGATGATCTGTCCGTTGGACGCCTTTAGATTGAAGTACCACTTCCCATTTGATGAGGTTTTCTTTTCGAACCTACCGTCATCCTGTGCATTCTTCCTAACCGATTCAATACCGTTAAGGCAACTTGCCTTACTGGAATAGCCTTCGCTTCCAAGGATCGTCTGGCCGTTGCCTGCCTTGAGATTAAACTGATATTCACCGTTCTTTCTGGTTGTTACTACAAATTTTCCCATGTTCTCTCTTTAGATTTATAAATGTATACTTTCGAATTTAATCACTTTCGAGCTCTTCGTCAAGAAAAGAAATAGCAATGTTCTTCTGGTAAACCTCCATCGCGCTGAGCGGGAAAAAAAGAGCGTGTTGAAGAGATCCTGTATTTCTAACTTGCTGTTTCGAGTACCTAGCCATCTTATATGGTCTACATCCCCGGGAACCTCCCATTTAACATCGTTTGCAAAGAGATTTATAAGCTCATTCAATTGTCTGTGCTGCAAATAATGTAGAAAGTCGTTTGTAATTGTTCTTGTCATGCTCATGGTTGATTCTTTTTTAATGTGATAATTTGCAAATAGGCCATCATTCCTACCCAAGCTGCAACAAAAAGAATAATCACTGTACCAAGCATACTGATGGAATAAAATGACAATAAAACAGTTACCAAACTTGCAAATACCCACGTGATGTCCAACGCTATGATTAGTTTAATCCATGCCTTTATGACAGGCTTTTTAATGGCCGCAAAAAGAACAAATACAGAAAATAAGATCAAGAACGTCCCTACTTCCATAAATGGGGCTACACCTGTTGGCTTAAATATACTTATCCACATATTAGGTGTTGCAACGAGTAAAACTCCTGTAATACCAGAACTAATGGCATTTAACAGTAATACATTTTTTAGTGTCATAAGCTTTGAATTTTGTTTCTGTAAAGATATTTCTGATCCTCCAACCACACGTTATCTTTACGCGCCAACGTATTGGTTTTAGACGACAAAAAAACAGTATTTACTGTGACAAATGTGTATTTTCACATAATGAATTACAGACAAACATTTTTACAGGCATTGTTTATCTTTTGCGAAGAGAGAGGATTAGATACCGGAAAAATTGCTGCTCACTCAAACATTTCAATAGACGAATTGAACACAAACCCATCCTTTCCGATATCCAATGAGCAGATGGACATGATTTGGAAAAACATTATTCAGATTTCAAAAAATGAGTTGGTAGGGCTACATTTTGGAGCAGCGATGCAAATTGCTGCTCTTGGGGTAGTCGGCCAAGTGATTCAAACGAGCAACAATGTAAAAGAAGCTTTACAGCATGCCTGTATGATGGTAGGCTTACTTACTGATTTTTATACAATGTCAGTTCATGAAAAATCTGAAACTTTTGTTATTACCTATGAGAAAAATGCTGGCTTTGACAAATTTTCAACTGCTCAAAATCAAATGGGTGATTTTTTAATCGCCTTTACACTATATGAGTTAAAAGGATTATTGATTAAAAACCTAGCCCCACTACGTGCGAGTTTTCCTACTTACCAAAAAGATTATGACAGAGAATATAAGCATATTATCAAATGCCCTTTACAGAAAAGCCGTATTTATATTCTGGAATTTAACAAGGAATTTCTAAATACGAAGATCATAACCGCCAATTATAGCGTTCAAAACTCACTTATTAGTCAGGTCTATAAGCTCCAAAATCCGGAATCATTAAGCGGTGATTTTGCAAAGAAGATTTTTAATTACTTGATCACAAACTCTTATCTATTTACCCTTTCAATAGAATCTGTAGCCTGTAATTTTAATGTCAGTGTACGAACACTCCAAAGAAAACTCCGCGAGGAACGTATTTCGTATATACAAATCGTAGAAGAAGTTCGAAAAACGTTAGCCATTCATTACATCACGACGAGTCCATCTTCTGTAAAGGAAATTTCGGCGAATCTGGGCTTTGCTGAACCAAGTAGTTTTGTTAGGGCATTTAAAAAATGGCTGGGAAAAACTCCGTTGGAATACAAAAATAACATTCTTGTGAATCAAGACCGTCCTTGATGATGAGTGATAGTTTCTAATTACCTTTTAACAGCTATACACTCAATCTCAATATTGGCATTCCTCGGTAAAGAAGCCACCTCAATAGTGGTCCTTGCTGGAAAATGCCCGTGAAAATATTTAGCATAAATCTCATTGACCTTTTCAAAATATTTCATGTCTGTCAAAAATATCGTTGTCTTGGTAATGTGCTCAATATCGGATTGATTATCCGCTAAGATGGTCTTTAGATTTTCCATAATCTGAACCGTTTGTTGTTCAACACCATCTTTTAGCATATTTGTTTTTTGGTCTATGCCAATCTGGCCTGATACAAAAATAACATTACCATAACTTGTGGAATGACTATAGGGACCTATTGGTTTTGGCACCCCGCTATGTGTTACCCTTATGGTCTCCATTTTTGAACTGCAGGAAAAACATGCCAGCATTAGGATAAGTATAAAAATTCTGTTCATTTCAATTGATTTAAATTAAAAGATGAGGTCAGCTTTTTAGACCAACCTCATGCCGTCATTGCTTTATTTCTTGATGAAGTTTAATA from the Sphingobacterium thalpophilum genome contains:
- a CDS encoding RidA family protein; this translates as MNRIFILILMLACFSCSSKMETIRVTHSGVPKPIGPYSHSTSYGNVIFVSGQIGIDQKTNMLKDGVEQQTVQIMENLKTILADNQSDIEHITKTTIFLTDMKYFEKVNEIYAKYFHGHFPARTTIEVASLPRNANIEIECIAVKR